A section of the Myxocyprinus asiaticus isolate MX2 ecotype Aquarium Trade chromosome 22, UBuf_Myxa_2, whole genome shotgun sequence genome encodes:
- the LOC127413113 gene encoding synaptopodin, translated as MECKHEPVRRGDSWGGPTATTSSTLDKAGAERSLEGTDFKEGTLESHSTNILEKDDHCGVKRKPGLTSCISQMERKTNLSRSASLSEKELKEARTKSQIIAAQLQANSNSKGVQLFNRRRQRVNAFTLVSVGGGGLEESKNVIDSSSDSPLTWDKQHSTVEAHKELNLRNSKTNHRWSAGRICSTDMEDANKVTREDVAEDTGQERHFLPVNEKDEELSEETTEAVKDEITLRTDNITAVLDSACHEEAGVNREHSDSVDSNKENLNGYSTQCNGKVTKPVTKQSSIINRTARPFFSPTTVGSSEAVSPVMDIPLAPSFQKPPTTTYFEPQPSNYPDPPFPVHARPVFSPLPPPTSYPTPPLPPYFSPPPPHTSHTPSPQPSSYYIRPSAPRPTFVPELLSEKRSTTPIKTGILDEGRIRRGTRKSMFTFQEKPKMAPNPELLSLVQGADEKKKQKAQPDAAQEEELLALGAEASNFLAKEEDIHEEALVPEWASSLKSSRTRARMEQKPEQALTNASGKGAELFAKRQTRMERYVHDNKERRRSPSPTTSLPPSWVYPSNMPGRVKAIVNTSNISVQISKTLQSQQATHKKNVPAKTPSPAPAPPPEMPLENGCTKIEMELSRHQPYQLNSSLFILNPIKDPYSSLSLPRAAPPPKPVMTCQSLSRQTSLPSSTSLSLYSPSAANRSAHCFSPPITPLSPSTVGSISSPVSPLGPERVASPRSGAQAPRPTFSAKKVGITPQIKEETLAPVTSTDFTTPTSRMSNLTQCFTSPDVTSSAVWSPSSPLVTSKSSSPIYKPTPTSPSPRPIHKSITICSSSSPIHKPIATSPSPGTIYKPTATSPLSPPWETRHQSPAINQDTKANHRLLAKNIINAAKRKNSPSPRALSGHSLPISPVSSGIVPYEHKPVSPFQPRMLGAQSPTLTSPSPTRMIHSPVRLYNTRSLTDSDASVESEDSGLRSPGVRSYNICPRGWTGGLQVKRGSMPEDL; from the exons ACCTCAGCAGAAGTGCCAGTTTATCTGAGAAGGAGCTGAAGGAGGCCAGAACCAAGAGTCAAATCATTGCTGCTCAGCTCCAAGCCAATTCAAACTCAAAAGGCGTCCAGCTCTTCAACCGTCGCAGACAGAGAGTGAATGCTTTCACACTTGTGAGCGTTGGAGGAGGGGGATTGGAGGAATCCAAGAATGTTATTGATTCATCTTCTGACAGTCCACTGACATGGGACAAACAGCATTCAACTGTGGAGGCGCACAAGGAGTTGAACCTCAGGAATAGCAAGACAAATCATAGGTGGTCAGCTGGCAGAATCTGCAGTACTGACATGGAGGATGCTAACAAGGTTACGCGTGAGGATGTAGCGGAGGACACTGGACAAGAAAGACACTTTCTCCCTGTCAATGAAAAGGATGAAGAGCTCTCAGAGGAGACTACAGAAGCAGTGAAGGATGAGATTACTCTTAGAACTGACAATATCACTGCTGTTTTGGACAGTGCTTGTCACGAGGAAGCTGGAGTAAATAGAGAACACAGTGACTCAGTAGACTCCAATAAAGAAAATTTGAATGGATACAGTACGCAGTGCAATGGTAAAGTAACCAAGCCAGTGACAAAACAGTCCTCCATCATAAACAGAACAGCTCGGCCATTTTTCTCTCCAACAACAGTTGGATCATCAGAGGCAGTAAGTCCAGTGATGGACATCCCTTTAGCCCCATCCTTTCAGAAGCCCCCTACGACAACATACTTTGAACCACAACCTTCAAATTACCCAGACCCACCTTTCCCAGTGCATGCAAGACCTGTGTTCTCTCCACTACCTCCTCCAACTTCATATCCAACCCCTCCACTCCCCCCCTACTTCAGCCCTCCTCCACCACATACATCCCACACTCCCTCACCACAACCTTCTTCCTACTATATCCGCCCATCTGCCCCGAGACCCACATTTGTTCCTGAGCTCTTAAGTGAGAAGAGGTCTACAACACCAATTAAGACAGGCATCCTTGATGAAGGACGGATTCGCAGAGGAACCCGTAAGTCGATGTTTACATTTCAGGAGAAGCCAAAAATGGCACCAAATCCTGAGCTTCTCTCCTTGGTGCAGGGAGCGGATGAAAAGAAGAAGCAGAAAGCCCAGCCAGATGCAGCGCAAGAGGAGGAGCTGCTGGCTCTTGGAGCCGAAGCCTCAAACTTTCTGGCCAAGGAGGAGGACATTCATGAGGAAGCTTTGGTGCCAGAGTGGGCCTCGAGTTTGAAGAGCTCTAGGACACGTGCCAGGATGGAGCAGAAGCCAGAGCAAGCCCTGACCAACGCTTCGGGGAAAGGAGCGGAACTGTTTGCCAAGCGCCAGACCAGGATGGAAAGGTACGTCCATGACAACAAGGAGCGGCGGAGATCACCTTCTCCTACCACGTCCTTACCTCCTTCATGGGTGTACCCATCCAACATGCCTGGTCGAGTCAAGGCCATTGTGAACACCTCCAATATAAGTGTACAGATTTCAAAGACGCTTCAATCTCAGCAGGCCACTCATAAAAAGAATGTCCCTGCCAAAACACCATCACCAGCACCCGCTCCGCCTCCAGAGATGCCCTTGGAGAATGGCTGCACTAAAATCGAGATGGAGCTGTCGAGACATCAGCCATACCAGCTCAACTCATCCCTCTTCATTCTTAACCCAATAAAAGATCcctacagctctctctctctccctagagCTGCCCCACCTCCCAAGCCTGTCATGACCTGCCAGTCCTTATCCAGGCAAACCTCCCTTCCTTCAAGTACATCGCTGTCACTTTACAGCCCTTCTGCAGCCAACAGGTCGGCCCATTGTTTCTCTCCTCCCATCACGCCACTCAGTCCCAGCACAGTGGGTAGCATCAGTTCCCCTGTGTCTCCTTTAGGTCCAGAACGTGTAGCCTCACCTCGCTCTGGTGCCCAAGCGCCACGCCCCACCTTCTCTGCCAAGAAAGTCGGTATTACCCCACAG ATTAAGGAAGAGACCCTGGCACCAGTCACTAGCACTGACTTCACCACCCCAACGTCCAGGATGTCCAACCTCACTCAATGTTTCACCAGTCCAGATGTGACCTCCAGTGCGGTCTGGTCACCCAGTAGCCCTCTTGTGACCTCAAAATCCTCCAGTCCCATCTACAAGCCCACACCAACCTCCCCTTCACCCAGACCCATCCACAAATCCATCACAATATGCTCTTCCTCAAGCCCCATCCATAAGCCCATTGCAACCTCTCCATCTCCTGGAACCATATACAAACCCACGGCCACCTCCCCCCTGTCTCCACCCTGGGAAACCAGGCACCAGTCCCCAGCCATCAACCAGGACACCAAAGCCAACCATCGCCTTTTGGCCAAAAACATCATCAATGCTGCCAAGCGAAAAAACAGTCCATCTCCTCGTGCACTGAGCGGGCACAGCTTGCCCATCTCCCCAGTGAGCAGCGGCATTGTCCCTTACGAACACAAACCCGTCAGTCCCTTTCAGCCACGGATGCTGGGCGCTCAGTCGCCCACTCTTACCAGTCCCTCTCCCACCCGCATGATCCACTCTCCGGTGCGCTTGTACAACACCCGTTCACTCACCGACTCCGACGCCTCGGTTGAGTCAGAGGATTCAGGTCTGCGCTCTCCTGGAGTGCGCAGCTACAACATTTGCCCCCGTGGCTGGACCGGCGGTCTGCAGGTGAAGAGGGGAAGCATGCCTGAAGATCTGTAG